The Rubricoccus marinus nucleotide sequence GCTCGCGCGAGCGGACACGAGCGACGAGGTCGTCGGGACGGTCACGCCCGAAGCCTCCGCCGGGGGGGACTCCAGCGCCGGCTCGCCGGTGTTCACCATCATCGACGTGAACACCTACTCCGTGCGCGGGCGGACGGAGCAGGAGATCCTGACCTCGATGCGTGCCAGAGGCCCGAAGTCCGGCGGCGCCGACTTTTTCGGCCTCACGGAGACGCAGTTCGCGTATCGCTATTGGAAGAACGAGACCGAGCGGGGATGCACGCTGGACCAGATCCGCATCGACCTCAACGTCACCATCACGTTGCCCGAGTGGATCGAGCCGCGCGACGCGCCCTACGAGCTGCGCCGCGACTGGACGCGCTTCGAGTCCGCGTTGCGTCGCCACGAGGACGGCCACCGCGAGATCGCGGAGTGGGGCGCCCGCGAGATCTACCACGTTCTCGCCAACCTCCGCACCACCACCTGCGCGGACATGGACGTCGCCGCGCGCCGCGCTGCGCAGCGCCTCCGCGAGGTCAGCGAGCAGCGCCAGCGGCAGTTCGACGACCAGAACGGGCACGGCCGCACGCAGGGCGCCTACTGGCCGCAGAGCGCGCGGTCGATGGCGCGTCGCTCCCAGTAGCCTCTGGCGACGGGTCTTACGGCCTACCCAGTGCGGCGGCCTCTGGCGCCAGAGGCCGTGCCTCGCTACTCGAACCGCGAGAAGTCCGGCGCGCGCTTCTCCATAAACGCGGTGAAGGCCTCTTGCGCCTCCTCGCTCTGGAGCCGCGCGATAAACAACTCGGCCTCCTCGCGCATGACCGCGTCCACGCGCTCGCGCAGCGGCGCCCGCAGCAGCGCCTTGGACTGCCGGACGGCTTCGGGCGGCTTCGCGGCCAGCGCGTGCGCCTTCTCCATCGCCACCGCCAGAGGCTCCGCCTCCACACCGTTGATAAGGCCGACCTCGCGCGCGGTCTCCGCGCCGAACGTCTCGCCGAGCAGCAGCAACTCCGCCGCCTTCGCGCCGCCGGCCATGCGCGGGATGAGGAGGGAAGACGCCGCCTCGGGCACCAGTCCGAGATCGGTAAAGGGCATTTTAAAGCGGGCCTCTGGCGTGGCGTAGGCGAGATCGCAGTGCAGCAGGATCGTCGTCCCGATGCCGATGGCGACGCCGTCGACGGCCGCGATCAGCGGCTTGGGGAACGCCACCGCGGCATGGAGAAACTGGAAGACCGGGCTCGTCTCATCCGTGGGCGGCTCCATCATGAAGTCGAACAGGTCGTTGCCGGCCGTGAAGCTGCCGCCCTCGCCGCTGAGCACGACGGCACGCACCTGCGCGTCGCCAGAGGCCTCGGTCAGCGTGTCGGCGAGCGCGGCGTACATGGCCCGCGTGAGGGCGTTCTTCTTCTCGGGGCGGGCCAGCGTGAGGTGCAGCACGCGGCCGTCGCGGGTGGATCGGACGTGGTCGGTCATGTCGGGTCGTTCGGAGGGGGCTGCAAGCTAGCGGGAAAGAAAGGGCGGCTCTCGTGGTCCCGTTTGGATCGGGGTGACGCATGAGAGAGGGAAAGGCTTTCTCACCGCATCCTGGCTATGCTCCGCACCCTCGCTTTTTTCGCCCTCGCCGCGCTTGTCGCGCCAGAGGCCCTCGCTCAGACCTGCACCACGTCGTGGACTAACGCCGGGAGCGGAGACTGGAACGTCCCGGGCAACTGGGACAACGGCGTTCCTGGTCCGGCCGATGACGCCTGCGTCACGCTAGCCGGGACGTACACCGTCACCAACAACGCGCCGCCGCAGATCAACGTGAACTCGCTCACGCTCGGCGGCGCCAGCGGCACGCAGACGCTAGACACCGACGAAGGGATCGCAATCGCGGCGCCGAGCACGATTGGCGCGAACGGCCGGTGGGAGTGGAGGGTCGGAGTGCTCTCCGGCGGGGCCACGCTCACCAACAACGGCTTCGTTCAGTTCGACGGCTTCTTTACGGGCGCCCTGCGCGCGATCACGGGCCTGGGGACCGAACTCGTCAACGAGGGCACTATCGACTGGCTGGACGATCAGCTCTTCCTCGTCGATGGAGGCGCGCTGACCAACAACGGCACTCTCGTCAAGACCGCCAGAGGCGTCGCGACGGCAGAGCTCGAGACCTCTGGCGCGACGCCGGGGCTCTTCACCAACACGGGCGCCATCGACGTCCAGACGGGCCGGATCAACGTCGACGCGCCCTCGCGGACTGTCGGCGCCGCGCTCGGCGTGGCCGCTGGCGCCACGCTCGCCTTCGGTGGCGGCGACGCCGTCACGCACGCCTTTGCCGGGACCACCTCGGGCACCGCTTCACTCGCTAGCGGGGACGACCCTGCGGGCGTGTTGCTCATGAGCGGAGACGCGCAGTTTGCCGCCGACGCCGGGGCCATCTGGGACATCGCGGGCGCAGGCATTCAGTGGGACCAGGCCGACCTCATCGGTGGGCAGACGCTGACGAACCAGGGGCTCGTGGTCATTACAGGGTTCTTCAGCAACATCCAACGCTCCATCGCGGGTGCCTCGACGGCTTTCGACAACCTCGGCGTCCTGGACTTCCAGGATGACCAACTCTATCTCATCGACGGCGGCGCGCTGAGCAACAACGGGACGATCATCAAAACGGTCGCCGGCGTTGCGACCGCGGAGATCAAGACCTCTGGCGCGGTACCGGGCTCGTTTACCAACACAGGGACCATCGACGTCCAGATCGGCCGGATCAACATCGACGCACCATCGCGGACCGCCGGCGCCGCGCTCGGCGTGGCCGCTGGCGCCACGCTCGCCTTCGGCGGCGGCGACGCCGTCACGCACACCTTCGCCGGGACCACCTCGGGCACGCCCGCCGGCGTGCTCCGGATGAGCGGAGACGCGCAGTTCGAGGCCGAGGCGGGCGCCGTCTGGGACTTCGGCGGCACCGGGATTGAGTGGGTGGAAGCGGACCTCGTGGGCGGAGAGGCGCTGACCAACACCGGCCTCGTCGTCATCACCGGCTTCTTCAGCCTCAACCAGCGCTCCATCAACGGCCTCGGCACCGAGTTCGTCAACGCGGGCACCGTCGACTGGCAAGACGATCAGCTGTTCCTCGTCGACGACGGCGCGTTGACGAACACCGGGACGATCACCAAAACCCTTCCCGGCGTGTCGACGGCAGAGCTCGTGTTTGAAGGCGCGAACACCGGCTCTCGCCTCTTCGCCAACACCGGCACCATCGACGTCCAGGTAGGCCGCATCGACATCGGCGTCGACTCACGGACCACCAGCGCGACGTTTATGGTGGCCTCTGGCGCGCAGCTGAACTTCGAAGGTGGGACCGATGTCACGCACGCGTTCGCCGGGACCACGACGGGGACGGCCGCGCCCGCACTGGGCGACGACCCTGCAGGCGTGATCCGCATGACCGGCGACGCGCAGATCGCCTCGCTCGGGGACGCGGCTTGGAACATCGGCGGGTCCGGCATCGAGTGGTTCACCGCAGACCTCATCGGCGGGGAAACGCTCACGAACGGAGGCCTCCTCCGCATCACCGGGTTTTTCAACGGGGCGCGCCGCACCATCAGCGGGACCGAAACGGTCCTCGCGAACGCGGGCACCATCGAGTGGAACGACGACGAGATCGCGCTCGTCGCCGGTGGCGCCATGACGAACGCGGGCCTCTTCGTACGCACGCCCGGCGGCGTCTCGGCTACACGTTTGTACAGCCCCGACGCCAGCGGCTCGTTCGCAAACGCGGGCACCGTCGAGACACGCGGCAACACGCTCGACGTCGACGTGCCGATGGACCACCAGGCCGGTGGCCGCATCGCGGGCTTTGCGCGGTTCGACATCGCCGGCTCCGCGTTTACCCAGTCCGGGGACACCTCGCCAGGCTCGCCCGACAGCACGGGCGTACTCGAATGGCGTGGCCAGCCCTGGGCCCCGGCCTCTGGCGCCACGCTGTTCGCCAGCATCGGCGGCACCACCGCGGGTGACGATTACGACCAACTCGCCGTCAACGACGCAGCCGCACTCGCCGGCACCCTCTCGCTTTCCATCGCCGACGGCGCCGCGCCAGAGGTCGGCGACAGCTACACCGTGCTGACGGCCACGAGCGTAACCGGCACGTTCGACGCCGTCGACGCGCCGCCGGGCTACGTCGTTTCGGTTGCCTACAACGCGACCGATGTGGTTGTGACCGTGGACGCCGTCGGCTTCGTCATCACGCTCAACGGCAGCGAGGGCTGGCGCGCGATGTCGCTCCCGTACGCCGACCTCGGCCTGGGAGGCGATCCGCCCGGAGAGCCCATCACGCCGGGCCTGTTCACGAGCATCTACACCGCCGGTTACCAGGGCGCCGACTTCGACCCCGACAACTCCGGCGACCCGACCAACCCGGGCGGTTACGCCAACGTCTTCCTCTACAACGAGGCGAACAACACCTACCCCGTTCCCGCCACCTCCTCGTCCGTGCCCGAGGGCCGCGGCTTCTGGTTTTACGCCTTCCAGGACGAGGACGCCTACACCAACGGCGTGCAGGGTGTCTTCCCGAAAGAGCTTCTGGCGGCCGGAACGGCGCGCACCACGGACTTCTCCTTCCCGATCACGTTTACGCCAGCGGCTGAGTTCACCGGTGCCAACTTGCTCGGCAACCCGTACGACGAGGGGCTGGACTGGAGCGCCAGCGGCTGGACGCGCACCAACGTCTCCTCGACCATCTACGTCTACGACCCGGCCTTCAACGTGGACCCCGTGACCGGCTACGGCGACTACCGTCAGTGGACCAACGGCGTCGGCGGCTCGCTCACCGGCGGCGTGATCCCCGTCGCGCAGGGCTTTTTTGCCTACGCGATGGACGCGAACCCCGTCCTTACCGCGTCCGCTTCCGCCCGCACCGGCACACGTCCCGACGTGTACGGCCTCACGGGCTCGGGCGAGAGCGCCTCTGGCGCCAGCGGCAAAACGGAGACCGTGCTTCCGCACGTCGCGCTGACGCTCTCTGGCGAGGTGTCCGGCCACGCGCGGGAGCACACCCTCCGGCTGGTTTTGGACGAGCAGTCCGCGCTCGGCCTGGACGCCCGTGACGGGTACGCCCTCGAAGCCTCTGGCGACGCCGTGCGCTTGGTGGCGCGCGTGCTGGGCGCCGACGAGGCGCTGGCCGTCGCGTCGGTCCCCGGCGAGGCGGAGATCGCCGTCCACGCCGAGGCGCTGGCCTCTGGCGAGGCGACGAGCGCCGACGCCGAGATCGCCTGGGAGCCCGTCGCCATGCCCGACGGCTGGCTCGCGACGCTCCACGACCGCACGACGGGGCGCACCTACGACCTCACGACCGAGGGCTCGTTCCGCCTCAACCTTCTCTCGGGCGATGCGCTCGTGCTCCCGGCCGAGGCGCCAGCGGCCAAGACGGCACAGGGCGCACTTCCGAGCGCGTACCCGCTCCGCATCCAGGGCGAAGTCGCGACGCGCTTTACCGTCGCCTTCGCCAGAGGCGCAACGGATACGGAAGCGGGCGTGACCGCGTCCGCGCTCGGCGTGCCGCAGCCCAACCCCGTCCGAGGCATCGTGCGCGTGCCGTACTCGGTCGGCGAAGCCGGCGAGGTGCGCGTGGCGCTATACGACGCGCTCGGCCGCGAGGTCGCCGTCCTCGCCAGCGGCGAGCGGGCCTCTGGCGCGCACGAGGCTACGCTCGACACGGAGTCGCTCGCGGCGGGCGTCTACGTGGTCCGCATGACGGGCGCCAGCGGCTTCGCGGAGACGCGCCGGCTGACGGTCGTGCGCTAGGCAAGCACGTGAGACGGAGACGCGGAGGGCTCGCACAGGCGGGCCCTCCGCGCTGCGTTCGCCCCTGGCGCCAGAGGCGCAGGACTGGCGTGGGCTGCAGGTGCCCGGCGCCGTGATCGCCCGGCACGCGCGCTGTCCACGATGCCGGACGCAGAACCGCCGCGTATGCGAAGGTTTCGCCGCTAGAGGCCTCTGGCGTAGCGGTTGCAGACGAACGGGCAGGGCCTGCCGTTACCCCGCCCGCCAGCGGTGCGGCTCGCCTGTAGTCCCCACTCGCGGCCCCCCGCACAACTCCTTCCCCTCATGCGTACTGCCACCCTCTTCCTCCTGGCGGCTCTGCTTCCGCTTGCCTCCGCCTGCGACACCTACTACGAAGACGACCGAGATGACCGCGACGCGCTCGTCCGCGTGGTCGACTTCGAACTCGATACCGATGGCTTCGAACTGAGCAGCGACACCCGCACGGCCTCGTTCGACACCGATGACATTCAGGGCACCAGCGACCGCGACGAGGTCGAGGACGCGCTGCGCTTTGCCGGAGATGGAGCCCTCGTCCTCCTTTACGCGGACAACGAACTCATCCTCGACGTGTCCACGACGGGCCAGACCTACACGCCGCTTCCCGTAACCGTCGGCTACGAGGTTGAGCTGGACAGCGGCCTTCCGGTCGTGGAGTACACCATCACGTACACGTACGCCTTCGACAACGAGGACCTTTACGTGGACGTTCTCTCCTCCGCTCGCTCGGACAGCTTCCCCGGCGCGGACCAGGACCCCGGCGTGCTCTTCGCGGACCTACTGCCCAACGAGATCGAGATGCGCCTTGTCACGCTCGAAGCGGACGTTTACGCGCGGAAATCTGCCGAACTCGGCAAAACGGGAATCGACCTCCGTAACTATGAGCAGGTGAAGGCCGTCTTCAACCTACCGGACTGATCCTCGCGTACCGATGCGAATCGTCCTGAGCGGGCCGCTTCCTGTAGGGGGAAGCGGCCCGCGTTTGTATTCGCCAGAGGCCTCCCACGCCAACATCGCGCCGTGCTTACCACCCGCTTGCACTCGCATTACAGTTTGGTCAGGTGCGCCTCTGGCGCCGGGATGACTCCCCTCCGCGCGGTAGCGGCCCTGCTGTTCAGAGCTTGGTCCGCCTAGCCGTCGGCCTGCCCCTCCGCATCCAGCACGTGCCCCGCTTCGAGGACGCCTCGCCGCCAGAGGTCCTGCGCCAGAAGCCACGCCGCCGCGGCCCAGAACGCCCCGACCGTCCACCCTGCGAGCACGTCGGTAGGCCAGTGGACGCCGAGGTACACCCGGCTCATTCCCACCGCGAGCGTGAGCGTGACCGCCGAGGCCACGACGTAGATCTGGAGCCGCCTGGATGGCAAGGCCCGCGCCAGAAGCGCCCCGAGCGTGAGGTAGACCACGGCGGAAGTCGCCGAGTGCCCGCTGGGAAAGCTGGCCGACAGCGCCTCCATCCCGTGCGCGACGAGGTCCGGCCGTGGACGCGCAAACCCGGCTTTAAGCGCGAACGTCAGCGCCACCCCGCTGAGGACGGCGCCCGCGAGAAACGCCGCCATCCGCGGGCGCCCATCCAAGAGGAAAAACCCGACGCCGAACAGCGTGGCGAGCGACGTGAGCAGCACGCCCCCGAGCGCCGTCATGTCGCGGACCGCCTCCTCCACTGCGGAGGGCCCGATGGGGTCGGCGGTGTCTCCAGGGGTACGAAACAGGAGCAGTACCTGCTCATCGATGGCGCGGGCCTCGCCGTCCGTCACCACGTCTGCGAGCCCCACGAACGCCCATGTGCCCGCCGCAAGGACCACGAGCGCGGCGAGAAGGGCCAGATCGTGCCTCTGGCGCAGGCTGGTGAGAGCGGTGCGGGCGGCAGCGCGGGCGCTGCGGAGGTGAGGAGACATCGGGCGTGTACGGGCAAGAGGGGGGAGGGTCCCCGAGATCCCTGACGCGGCGGCGGCGCACACGAACGCCAGAGGCTCCACCGTACTTTGAGGGATGCCTACCACGAACGCCCACACCATGCGCCGACTGCTTCACCCGTACGTCTTCCTCCTCGCCTTTGGCCTGCCTCTGGCGGGCTGCGCGACGGCCCAGACCCCGGCCCCCACGACCGAGTCTGCGGCGATGCCGCCCGCCATCCCGATGCGGGCGCCAGAGGCCGCCCCCGCCGCCGAGCTCACGCTCCAGAAGCTGTTCAACAGCGGCGAGTTCTACGGCGACGGCTTCCAGGGCGGGCGCTGGGCCGCCGAGGGCCCCGAACTGCTCTACGTCGAGACCGACCGGGCCTCTGGCGCCAGTAGCCTCGTCCGGCTGGACCTCACCGACGACGGCCGCGAGGTGCTCATCGACGGCGCGCGCCTGACCAAGACCGACGGCGAGGGCCTCATCGCCATCGAGGACTACGAGTACTCCGCCGACGGCTCCAAAGCGCTGCTCTACACCGACTCCGAGCGCGTCTGGCGCCTCAACACCAAGGGCTACTACTACGTCTACGACTTCGCCTCTGGCGAGGTGAAGCCCGTCGCCGACCGCGCCAGAGGCCTGCAGATGTTCGCCAAGTTCAACGCCGACGCCAGCCACGTCGCCTTCGTGCGCGACCGCAACCTGTACGTCGTTGACCTCGCCTCGGGCGAGGAGGCCGCGCTGACCACCAATGGCGGCCCGGGCGCCGTCATCAACGGCACCTTCGACTGGGTGTACGAGGAGGAGTTCGGCCTCCGCGACGGCTTCCGTTGGCACCCTGAGGGCGACCTGATCGCCTTCTACCAACTCGACGAATCCGGCACGCGGGACTTCACGATGTACGACTCGCGCACGCTCTACCCCGAGCTGACCAGCTTCCGCTACCCCAAGGTCGGCGAAGCCAACTCCGAGATCCGCGTCGGCGTGGTGGATGCCTCCTCCGGCGAGACCACCTTATTCGACACCGACACGTGGTTCGAGGGCGGCGACGAGACCGAGTACATCGCAGCCATGGGCTGGACGCCGCCGCTAGCGGACGGCGGGCGCGACGTATGGATGCTCCGCCTCAACCGTGACCAGAACCACGTCGACCTGCTCTACGCCGACCCGGCCTCTGGCGCGGTCCGTACGGTCCTCCAGGAGGACGTGAGCGCGTACGTCGAGGTGGAGAACGGCTTCTCCGATACCGAAACCGGCACGATCACCTTTTTGCAGGACGGTGAGCACTTCGCCTGGCGCTCCCCGCGCGACGGCTACGGCCACCTCTACCTGTACAAGAACGACGGCACCTTTGTCCGCCAGCTCACCCGCGGCGAGTGGGACGTGACCGACTTCCACGGCATCGACGAGGCCGAGGGCCAGATCTACGTCACCACGACCGCCAGAGGCCCGCTGGAGCGGCACCTCTACCGCGTGCCTCTGGCGGGCGGCGCGCCGGTCCAGATCACCGAGCAAGCCGGCACGCACTCGGTCGACCTCTCGCGGGACTTCGACTACTTCATCGACACGTACTCCAACGCGACCACGCCCGCGACGACGGCACTCTACCGCACGTCGGGCGATCAGGTCAGCGTCCTCGTGGACAATGACGCGCTCATCCAGCGCTTGGCGGCCTATGATCTCCCCGCGCCGGAGTTCATGACCGTTCCGGGCGCGGACGGCACGCCGCTCAACGCGTACGTCGTCAAGCCGCGCGATTTCGACCCGAGCAAGGAGTACGGCCTCCTGATCCACACCTACGGCGGGCCGGGCTCGCAAGAGGTGCGCGACGCGTGGGCCGGAAACGAGCGCCTCTGGCACCACTACCTCGCCGATACCTACGGCGTGATCGTGGCCGGCGTGGACAATCGGGGCACGGGTGGCCGCGGTTACGCCTTTAAGACCGCCACGCAGAACCGCCTCGGCATCCTCGAAGCCGAGGACCAGATCGCCGCCGGGCAGCACTTCGCCGCGATGGACTTCGTCGACGCCGACCGCGTCGGCATCTGGGGCTGGAGCTACGGCGGCTACCTCACGCTTCTGGCGATGACCTACGGCGACGGTCCGGAGACCTTCGCGGCCGGCATGGCCGTCGCGCCCGTCACGTCTTGGCGCCAGTACGACACCATCTACACCGAG carries:
- a CDS encoding phosphatase PAP2 family protein — protein: MSPHLRSARAAARTALTSLRQRHDLALLAALVVLAAGTWAFVGLADVVTDGEARAIDEQVLLLFRTPGDTADPIGPSAVEEAVRDMTALGGVLLTSLATLFGVGFFLLDGRPRMAAFLAGAVLSGVALTFALKAGFARPRPDLVAHGMEALSASFPSGHSATSAVVYLTLGALLARALPSRRLQIYVVASAVTLTLAVGMSRVYLGVHWPTDVLAGWTVGAFWAAAAWLLAQDLWRRGVLEAGHVLDAEGQADG
- a CDS encoding DUF922 domain-containing protein — translated: MRLLVSAALAGALLLGASLWLARADTSDEVVGTVTPEASAGGDSSAGSPVFTIIDVNTYSVRGRTEQEILTSMRARGPKSGGADFFGLTETQFAYRYWKNETERGCTLDQIRIDLNVTITLPEWIEPRDAPYELRRDWTRFESALRRHEDGHREIAEWGAREIYHVLANLRTTTCADMDVAARRAAQRLREVSEQRQRQFDDQNGHGRTQGAYWPQSARSMARRSQ
- a CDS encoding T9SS type A sorting domain-containing protein yields the protein MLRTLAFFALAALVAPEALAQTCTTSWTNAGSGDWNVPGNWDNGVPGPADDACVTLAGTYTVTNNAPPQINVNSLTLGGASGTQTLDTDEGIAIAAPSTIGANGRWEWRVGVLSGGATLTNNGFVQFDGFFTGALRAITGLGTELVNEGTIDWLDDQLFLVDGGALTNNGTLVKTARGVATAELETSGATPGLFTNTGAIDVQTGRINVDAPSRTVGAALGVAAGATLAFGGGDAVTHAFAGTTSGTASLASGDDPAGVLLMSGDAQFAADAGAIWDIAGAGIQWDQADLIGGQTLTNQGLVVITGFFSNIQRSIAGASTAFDNLGVLDFQDDQLYLIDGGALSNNGTIIKTVAGVATAEIKTSGAVPGSFTNTGTIDVQIGRINIDAPSRTAGAALGVAAGATLAFGGGDAVTHTFAGTTSGTPAGVLRMSGDAQFEAEAGAVWDFGGTGIEWVEADLVGGEALTNTGLVVITGFFSLNQRSINGLGTEFVNAGTVDWQDDQLFLVDDGALTNTGTITKTLPGVSTAELVFEGANTGSRLFANTGTIDVQVGRIDIGVDSRTTSATFMVASGAQLNFEGGTDVTHAFAGTTTGTAAPALGDDPAGVIRMTGDAQIASLGDAAWNIGGSGIEWFTADLIGGETLTNGGLLRITGFFNGARRTISGTETVLANAGTIEWNDDEIALVAGGAMTNAGLFVRTPGGVSATRLYSPDASGSFANAGTVETRGNTLDVDVPMDHQAGGRIAGFARFDIAGSAFTQSGDTSPGSPDSTGVLEWRGQPWAPASGATLFASIGGTTAGDDYDQLAVNDAAALAGTLSLSIADGAAPEVGDSYTVLTATSVTGTFDAVDAPPGYVVSVAYNATDVVVTVDAVGFVITLNGSEGWRAMSLPYADLGLGGDPPGEPITPGLFTSIYTAGYQGADFDPDNSGDPTNPGGYANVFLYNEANNTYPVPATSSSVPEGRGFWFYAFQDEDAYTNGVQGVFPKELLAAGTARTTDFSFPITFTPAAEFTGANLLGNPYDEGLDWSASGWTRTNVSSTIYVYDPAFNVDPVTGYGDYRQWTNGVGGSLTGGVIPVAQGFFAYAMDANPVLTASASARTGTRPDVYGLTGSGESASGASGKTETVLPHVALTLSGEVSGHAREHTLRLVLDEQSALGLDARDGYALEASGDAVRLVARVLGADEALAVASVPGEAEIAVHAEALASGEATSADAEIAWEPVAMPDGWLATLHDRTTGRTYDLTTEGSFRLNLLSGDALVLPAEAPAAKTAQGALPSAYPLRIQGEVATRFTVAFARGATDTEAGVTASALGVPQPNPVRGIVRVPYSVGEAGEVRVALYDALGREVAVLASGERASGAHEATLDTESLAAGVYVVRMTGASGFAETRRLTVVR
- a CDS encoding S9 family peptidase; the protein is MRRLLHPYVFLLAFGLPLAGCATAQTPAPTTESAAMPPAIPMRAPEAAPAAELTLQKLFNSGEFYGDGFQGGRWAAEGPELLYVETDRASGASSLVRLDLTDDGREVLIDGARLTKTDGEGLIAIEDYEYSADGSKALLYTDSERVWRLNTKGYYYVYDFASGEVKPVADRARGLQMFAKFNADASHVAFVRDRNLYVVDLASGEEAALTTNGGPGAVINGTFDWVYEEEFGLRDGFRWHPEGDLIAFYQLDESGTRDFTMYDSRTLYPELTSFRYPKVGEANSEIRVGVVDASSGETTLFDTDTWFEGGDETEYIAAMGWTPPLADGGRDVWMLRLNRDQNHVDLLYADPASGAVRTVLQEDVSAYVEVENGFSDTETGTITFLQDGEHFAWRSPRDGYGHLYLYKNDGTFVRQLTRGEWDVTDFHGIDEAEGQIYVTTTARGPLERHLYRVPLAGGAPVQITEQAGTHSVDLSRDFDYFIDTYSNATTPATTALYRTSGDQVSVLVDNDALIQRLAAYDLPAPEFMTVPGADGTPLNAYVVKPRDFDPSKEYGLLIHTYGGPGSQEVRDAWAGNERLWHHYLADTYGVIVAGVDNRGTGGRGYAFKTATQNRLGILEAEDQIAAGQHFAAMDFVDADRVGIWGWSYGGYLTLLAMTYGDGPETFAAGMAVAPVTSWRQYDTIYTERYLSTPQKNAEGYDLGSPVTYAANLRDDQALLMVHGDADDNVHPQNTFAMADALQAEGKQFEMMIYPGRTHGIYEGRGTRLHLYTLMTNFVRDNLGEGAMSMASAAGTQ
- a CDS encoding enoyl-CoA hydratase, translated to MTDHVRSTRDGRVLHLTLARPEKKNALTRAMYAALADTLTEASGDAQVRAVVLSGEGGSFTAGNDLFDFMMEPPTDETSPVFQFLHAAVAFPKPLIAAVDGVAIGIGTTILLHCDLAYATPEARFKMPFTDLGLVPEAASSLLIPRMAGGAKAAELLLLGETFGAETAREVGLINGVEAEPLAVAMEKAHALAAKPPEAVRQSKALLRAPLRERVDAVMREEAELFIARLQSEEAQEAFTAFMEKRAPDFSRFE